In Vibrio sp. NTOU-M3, the following proteins share a genomic window:
- a CDS encoding Rho-binding antiterminator — protein sequence MISCQQYDYIEVACLYQIPVKLTLLSGKIIEGKAMDTRYNENKKESIVIHGPLGEIVVPTEELLTMQALIANPHFDTIQFTQTA from the coding sequence ATGATTTCATGCCAGCAATATGACTATATCGAAGTTGCCTGCCTGTATCAGATCCCGGTCAAACTCACTTTGCTCTCAGGTAAAATTATTGAAGGCAAAGCAATGGATACGCGATATAACGAAAACAAAAAAGAGTCGATTGTCATCCATGGTCCATTAGGGGAAATCGTGGTTCCAACAGAGGAACTACTCACCATGCAAGCTCTCATCGCAAACCCACATTTTGACACCATCCAGTTCACACAGACTGCGTGA